A single window of Jaculus jaculus isolate mJacJac1 chromosome 14, mJacJac1.mat.Y.cur, whole genome shotgun sequence DNA harbors:
- the LOC101597073 gene encoding corticotropin-releasing factor-binding protein — protein sequence MPPNFQLQCRLLLILLMALRGESRYLELQERADYDPFLLYSSSLKRDLAGEQPYHRALRCLDMLSLPGQFTFTADRPQLHCAALFISEPQEFITIYFDLVSIDCQGGDLLKVFDGWILKGEKFPSSQDHPLPTMERYIDFCESGLSRRNIRSSQNVAMVFFRVHEPGRGFTLTIKTEPNLFPCNVISQTPNGRFTLVVPHQHRNCSFSIIYPVAIKISDLTLGHLHGFQVKKPSAGCGGKGDFVELLGGNGLDPSKMMPLADLCYPFHGPAQMKIGCDNTVVRLVSSGKHINRVTFEYRQLEPYELENPNGNSILESCLSTL from the exons ttgcAAGAAAGAGCGGACTACGATCCTTTCCTGCTCTACAGCTCCAGCCTGAAGCGGGACCTGGCCGGGGAGCAGCCGTACCACCGGGCTCTGC GGTGCCTGGACATGCTGAGCCTACCCGGCCAGTTCACCTTCACCGCCGATCGGCCGCAGCTGCACTGCGCAGCCCTTTTCATCAGCGAACCCCAGGAGTTCATCACCATCTATTTTGACCTGGTCTCCATCGATTGTCAGGGAGGAGACTTGCTGAAG GTGTTCGATGGCTGGATCCTCAAGGGGGAGAAATTTCCAAGTTCCCAGGACCATCCACTCCCCACCATGGAACGGTACATAGACTTCTGCGAGAGCGGCCTTAGCAGAAGGAACATAAGATCTTCCCAGAATGTGGCCATGGTCTTCTTCCGGGTCCATGAACCAGGACGCGGATTCACGTTAACCATAAAGACAGAGCCCAACCTCTTTC CTTGCAACGTCATCTCTCAGACCCCGAACGGAAGGTTTACCTTGGTGGTTCCCCACCAGCATCGAAACTGCAGCTTTTCCATCATTTATCCTGTGGCGATCAAAATATCTGATCTCACCCTGGGACACTTACACGGCTTTCAAGTAAAG AAACCCTCAGCAGGCTGTGGGGGGAAAGGAGACTTCGTGGAGCTGCTGGGAGGAAATGGATTGGACCCTTCCAAGATGATGCCCTTAGCTGATCTCTGCTACCCCTTTCACGGCCCTG CCCAGATGAAAATTGGCTGTGACAACACCGTGGTGCGCCTGGTCTCCAGCGGGAAGCATATAAATCGGGTGACGTTTGAATATCGTCAGCTGGAACCATATGAACTAGAAAACCCAAACGGAAACAGCATCCTGGAATCCTGTTTGTCTACACTTTGA